The following are from one region of the Alicyclobacillus fastidiosus genome:
- a CDS encoding MFS transporter, with protein MTNYLQRLQRGADRTVVHLQLARLLRSISQGIAIVDLALYLKELHWSATEIGGVLSAAGVAGAVLILFVGVLSDRYGRKRFLLVYESLTAISALLMVFTEYSPLLAIIIVLTGFGRGQNGAAGPFTPAEQAWMTAHVARQYRGRVFSTNNALGFFGMAIGSMLAALPRLWSHSLTGASAYKPLFGIMFVGSILCAIVIATAPKEHRPQRVEDTGSTKGGVATQQASDERSIRRQENRNMLRLGAVNVLNGLAVGFVGPMMSYWFAAKFGVSSAQIGVTLALSFVFTGISSLVTGALTTRFGLIRSVVLLQVLGTVMILILPLMPSFALASTFYVLRSALSRGTQGARSALSTSLTRDKRRGFSVSMNSLVMRMSSAIGPTFSGDLLNAGLFSVPFYITGVLQVCSALLYGRLFRRFDSPQRGN; from the coding sequence ATGACCAACTACTTGCAAAGATTGCAGCGAGGTGCTGATCGAACTGTCGTTCATTTACAATTGGCACGGCTCTTGCGCAGCATCAGCCAAGGCATTGCTATCGTGGACCTTGCTTTATATTTGAAAGAGCTGCATTGGTCGGCGACGGAGATTGGCGGCGTTCTCTCTGCCGCAGGCGTAGCAGGAGCGGTGCTCATTTTGTTTGTCGGGGTACTCAGCGACCGCTATGGCCGAAAGCGATTTCTTCTCGTCTACGAATCGTTGACCGCGATTTCAGCTCTGCTCATGGTATTCACCGAATACAGCCCACTTCTAGCCATCATTATCGTTCTCACGGGGTTTGGACGGGGACAGAACGGTGCTGCAGGGCCGTTTACGCCTGCCGAGCAGGCGTGGATGACGGCGCACGTCGCCCGCCAATACCGCGGTCGGGTATTTAGCACAAACAATGCCCTCGGGTTCTTTGGCATGGCCATCGGCTCGATGCTAGCTGCGTTGCCTCGATTGTGGTCGCATTCGCTGACCGGGGCCAGCGCGTACAAACCACTGTTTGGCATTATGTTTGTCGGTTCTATCCTCTGCGCCATTGTCATTGCCACTGCGCCGAAGGAGCATCGCCCACAACGCGTCGAAGACACGGGTTCCACCAAGGGGGGAGTCGCCACCCAGCAGGCGTCTGACGAACGATCCATTCGCCGCCAGGAAAATCGCAATATGCTCAGACTGGGCGCAGTCAACGTCTTAAACGGACTCGCCGTCGGCTTTGTCGGCCCAATGATGTCGTATTGGTTCGCCGCCAAATTTGGGGTCTCCTCCGCTCAAATCGGTGTCACATTGGCGTTGTCGTTCGTCTTTACAGGGATATCCTCACTTGTCACCGGAGCACTGACGACGCGTTTTGGCTTGATTCGATCCGTCGTGTTGCTCCAGGTCCTAGGCACAGTGATGATTCTCATTCTGCCGTTGATGCCGTCGTTTGCCCTGGCCTCGACGTTTTACGTTCTGCGTTCGGCGCTCAGCCGTGGAACACAAGGCGCCAGATCTGCCCTCAGTACCAGTTTGACTCGGGACAAGCGAAGAGGATTCTCCGTCAGTATGAACTCGCTCGTGATGCGCATGAGTTCCGCGATTGGGCCGACCTTTTCCGGTGATTTGCTCAAC
- a CDS encoding MarR family winged helix-turn-helix transcriptional regulator — translation MEQSFSSFDDHTALHVLERIQTIHRQLRSHVVRHDDHVLTRLQWMILRHIGRTSTCSVGELATSFGVKPSTVSQMLDRLERYGYVVRRAGVNDARVRIVELTAAGQSLIANVKSASLERLKSALATMDSTEVQVLLPLLDALTRALGNPG, via the coding sequence GTGGAACAATCCTTTTCGTCCTTCGACGATCACACTGCGCTGCACGTACTCGAGCGGATCCAAACGATCCACCGTCAACTACGCAGTCATGTCGTCCGGCACGACGATCACGTCTTGACCCGGCTGCAATGGATGATTCTTCGCCACATCGGCCGCACTTCCACGTGTTCCGTCGGAGAGCTCGCTACGAGTTTCGGCGTCAAGCCGAGCACGGTCTCGCAGATGCTCGACAGACTGGAGCGATACGGATATGTGGTGCGCCGTGCGGGTGTCAACGACGCCCGGGTACGCATTGTTGAACTGACGGCAGCGGGACAGTCGCTCATCGCGAACGTCAAGTCAGCTTCATTGGAGCGGCTTAAATCGGCCCTGGCTACGATGGACTCGACAGAGGTACAAGTGCTTCTGCCGCTGTTGGATGCGCTGACCCGCGCGCTAGGGAACCCGGGGTGA